One genomic window of Medicago truncatula cultivar Jemalong A17 chromosome 1, MtrunA17r5.0-ANR, whole genome shotgun sequence includes the following:
- the LOC11413892 gene encoding extensin-2, translated as MMASHRSIFAISILLFALLAIASATDYVYGPAPNTEKSEPEIEVDKKSYSTKSDYEVSKSKTNYEYSPTPKVEKSKLDIDYEVHLIKPNYKVPKPKVNYRYDPVPEIERPEPETYYKHLTKPNYEVPKPEIDYGYSPTPKVEKPKSEEVYTSNPTKPDYEVPKTKIDYGYAPAPKIEKPKSEAVYTPNPTKPDYGVPKPKTTYEYAPAPKIEKPKSEAIYTPNPTKPNYEVPKPKTNYEYAPAPKIEKPKSEVVHTPNPTKPDYEVPKSKIDYGYASTPKIEKSKSEAVYTPNPTKSDYEVPKTKTDYEYAPAPKIEKPKSEVVYTRNPTKPDYEVPKSKTDYGYAPTPKIEKSKSEAVYTPNPTKSDYEVPKTKIDYEYAPAPKIEKPKSEAVYTPKSTKPDYEVPKTNYNYAPAPKIEKPRLDTNYKLLPTKPDYEVPKPKENYEVQLPTIISVQGVVLCKSGSNYYPIQGAVARVTCECVNELGYETGPITVLSHVTDSKGYYYVTLSLAELGSKLKINECKAYLESSPLETCKVPTDVNHGISGAPLSSYRLLENNSRLYSVAPFFCTSQAKPVPNGY; from the exons ATGATGGCTTCTCATAGATCCATTTTCGCTATCTCTATCCTTCTTTTTGCGTTGCTAGCCATAGCCTCCGCAACTGATTATGTGTATGGTCCAGCACCAAACACTGAGAAGTCTGAACCCGAAATCGAAGTAGATAAGAAGTCATACTCTACAAAATCAGACTATGAAGTTTCcaaatccaaaacaaattatGAGTATAGTCCAACTCCAAAGGTTGAGAAATCCAAACTCGATATAGATTACGAAGTACATTTAATAAAACCAAACTATAAAGTTCCCAAACCCAAAGTAAATTATAGATATGATCCCGTTCCAGAGATAGAGAGACCTGAACCAGAAACATATTACAAACACCTCACCAAACCAAACTACGAAGTTCCCAAACCTGAAATAGATTATGGGTATAGTCCAACTCCAAAGGTTGAGAAGCCTAAGTCCGAAGAAGTTTACACATcaaaccccacaaaaccggacTATGAAGTTCCCAAAACCAAAATAGATTATGGCTATGCACCGGCTCCCAAGATTGAGAAACCCAAGTCCGAAGCTGTTTACACACcaaaccccacaaaaccggacTATGGAGTTCCCAAACCTAAAACAACCTATGAATATGCCCCTGCCCCCAAGATTGAGAAACCAAAGTCCGAAGCAATTTACACACCAAACCCAACAAAACCAAACTATGAAGTTCCCAAACCCAAAACAAATTATGAGTATGCCCCAGCTCCCAAGATTGAGAAACCAAAGTCTGAAGTAGTTCACACACCAAACCCCACAAAACCTGACTATGAAGTTCCCAAATCCAAAATTGATTATGGGTATGCCTCGACCCCCAAAATCGAGAAATCCAAGTCTGAAGCAGTCTACACACCAAACCCCACAAAATCAGACTATGAAGTTCCCAAAACCAAAACAGATTATGAGTATGCCCCAGCCCCCAAGATTGAGAAACCAAAGTCTGAAGTAGTTTACACACGAAACCCCACAAAACCTGACTATGAAGTTCCCAAATCCAAAACTGATTATGGGTATGCCCCGACCCCCAAAATCGAGAAATCCAAGTCTGAAGCAGTCTACACACCAAACCCCACAAAATCAGACTATGAAGTTCCCAAAACCAAAATAGATTATGAGTATGCCCCAGCCCCCAAGATCGAGAAACCAAAGTCTGAAGCAGTTTACACACCAAAATCCACAAAACCAGACTATGAAGTTcccaaaacaaattataactaTGCCCCAGCACCAAAAATTGAGAAACCCAGACTTGATACAAATTATAAACTACTCCCCACAAAACCAGATTATGAAGTtccaaaaccaaaagaaaactaCGAAGTGCAACTGCCCACAATCATTAGTGTTCAAGGAGTGGTTTTGTGTAAATCTGGCTCTAATTATTATCCAATTCAAG GGGCTGTAGCACGAGTTACATGTGAATGTGTGAATGAGCTTGGATATGAGACAGGTCCTATAACAGTATTGAGTCATGTAACAGATAGTAAAGGTTATTACTATGTTACATTGTCACTTGCAGAGTTGGGATCAAAGTTGAAGATTAACGAATGCAAAGCATACCTAGAGAGTTCTCCATTAGAGACATGTAAAGTTCCCACCGATGTGAACCATGGCATCAGTGGTGCTCCTCTTTCTTCTTACCGTCTTCTTGAAAACAATTCCAGATTGTACTCTGTTGCACCTTTCTTCTGCACCTCACAAGCTAAACCAGTTCCTAATGGTTATTAA